The DNA window CGGACGTGGTCGCGACGACCAACAGCTTGGGCCGAGCCGAAGCCGCGCCTGCCTCTGCCCTCGCCATGTCACTACTACGCTcaggatttgtagggacggcttttGTAGGGACGGATGAGAAGGGTTTGTAGGAGCTGTTTTGCCATTGTATTGTGTACTCGTGTGTGGAAGGCACGGAATTCATCCAAGGAAAGGGGTCCCGCCCCAGGCGTGGCACACGGCGTGGAAGCCAAGGGTGGACCTGACCGGCAACCGGAGCAAGAACTGATCGCGTCTGGCAGAGCTCTTCCCATGTGCTgttgaggcacgctctatgcactgatctgtgatggaatgggaacaatATAAAGTAAGTaggttaagtttaagtcataaggtgagatcaagggggagattgttaggatTGATCTCATCCGACTCAGTCCAACAACTGAGTCGGACCctttgaccgcgtcctgatcgggaaCACACAACCGACCACTGGTCGGCGGACCCCTGTCACATAGCGCTataagagagaggagggagtcaGGGCGCTAGACACGAGGTTCGACGCCGTCACTGACCCACCGAAGAACTCTACCGATCGTGGCAGCGCTGCAAGTGATGGGAAGTGCCATCGACCGCGCCGCCGTcaccactacaccacaacaccaaaaTTAGCGATGGACGATCTGACGCTAAAAGCGACTACAGCGACAGACGAActgacgctaaaaagttatagcgacagacttGCGTAGACGCtgtaagtcctgtcgctaaaaatctttagcgtcagatagTCTGTTGCAGTGAATATTTACAACGACAGATAGCCTGTTGCCACTCTTTAGCGACAGATAATCTGTTACCACACATTCACCGTCAAATCATCCAACACTCCATACATTTACAGCGACAGACTTGCGCAGACGCtgtaagtcctgtcgctaaaaatctttagaGTCAGATGGCACTTTTAGCGTCAGATGGTCTGTTGCAGTGAATATTTACAGCGACAGATAGCCTGTTGCCACTCTTTAGCGACAGATAATCTGTTACCACGCATTCACCGTCAGATCATCCAACACTCCATACATTTACATCGACAGACTGTTCAATAGAACGATTtaatatagaaaaataaataaatacaatttTTAGCACATATCAAAACGATATTCAATGCTCATATAGTGTCCACATGTCACATGAAGATACACAAACACATATCACATGCAgctcaacacatataacatccaATTTGTCTTGTACATCACATCCATCAAAGTCAAGCACCAAATGAATTTGTCTTGTACACCATAATGTTTATCTACATCACATCCAGCAAAGTCAACCACCAAAAGAATTACATGAATGTATTCCTTAGGAAACAATACTAGTACTTTGTGTTTTACATCCTAAGGTTTGTGCACACAAACATTTCTAGGAACTCaaaagccaaaaggaatgacgtGCCAAAAGTAGAGCACATCCATCATATTATGAGGAGAATCATTTTTCAGAAACTTAGGCCAAAGGCTAGTGCCTAGCGCTTCCTGAAAAATAACTATGTAATTAGGCAAGTGGAGAAAATATGTAAAGCTGTTGTACGGATCAGTCAAGTGTAGACAACCATTTTCCAGAAACTGTAGCGAAATTATAGATTTTTTTTCTCCTACTACAGTTAAATGCTCTAATTGATTTAACTTACTAATAaatgctctaattaattaaacaAGAGAGAAATTAAACCAAAGGCTAAATAAGAAAAACAGCACATGCTGCAATTGATCTAGTGCTACTGTCAACACACATGCAAAGCATTCTATAAAGCTCAGTGCGACCGTCGAGCTGATGTTGTTGCTGCAATGTGAAGATTCATGTTCAACTGTGATCAACTGCCATTGAGCTGCTAACATCCTTCATGCAATGTGCCCAGCACTTCCTGATGCTGTCAACTGTGATCAACTGCCATTGAGCTGCTAACATCCTTCATGCTGCACAAGTGAGTAAAACATGTCTTCAATACAAAGGAGGCAGTGAAGATTCATGTTCAAAATTCAAACAGTAATGCAAGGTCATGGATTTGTGGTTCAGCAAAACTCTGGTGAATGGAACCATACAGTAACAGGTCTTAAAGTTACTACTAAATTTCAAGTTCGGGGCCAACATCACAGACTCATCGGCAAGGCCCGCATCACTGCTAGGCACTGCCGTGAATCCCTGATCAGTCGTAGATTGCTGTTTGACACAAATCAAGAATTTAGATTATAGACATGCTTTGATGGGTTATGATTCTAGGTTGTTTGTTTGAATGACTGACAGACATTGTGTAATGGCTAGGCTCATTTCAATGTTTTTCGATAGCAAATCTACAATAGTTTCACATAATTGTCATGCATGATGTCATATACAATGACATCTAACAGAACCTTAGTCCAGAGGTTGGGGATGCACTGTGCAATAAAAGATAGTGCTGCAGCTTCTTTGTAACCATACCTACCACCGCAGAATCTAATTGGACAATACATACCTAacgacataaacaatagttgACCAGTGATCAAAATAATAACCCGCTTTCCTTTTCTGAGTTAACTGCTACTGCTTTGCTTCCCTAAGTTTGAGCCAACCATCACCAACTCTCCTACCTATATATGATTCAACGGTTACtctttggaagaaaaaaaaatccataaCAAAAAGGTACCACGGATGCAAGGACAATAAAATAATAGAAACTGATCAGAGCTGGGGTTatgtttcagaaaaaaaaagtatGAATTTGCTATCGTGTATttttttgtacataaaaataaaGCAAGGAAGGGCAAGAACTTACAGGTGGATGAAATCTATGGCTTGAGAAATATCCTCGACTGAAGGTGCAAAGAGGTAATCTCTTGTTGGAATTACCAGGTGCTCAATCTCATTCGCCTAGTAAAAGAAAGCATGTGTTGTTATTTGTACATGTTTTCACATTGCATATGCACAACAGTTCAATTGAGTCCACTGAACTCTGAACTAACTAACATACATGCAAAAGGATAGACTTGGCCAGTGCTGAAGATGGCAACTCTATCAAATTTTATAAACACAAATGGAGTCACATAACTAGCATAAGATGGAAGCAGTTACCTGATATAAAgatgttgggacaagagtttCATAAGGTTCATTCAACGTTACAACCCCTTGAACTCCAAGCTGCTTCAATTGCGGAACATCACTTGGAAAAGGAACAGCGCCAAGCAAAATAAACTGAATGGAGATCAGGAAAAAAAAGATTAGGCAGAGGCATTTCAGAGTGCACATTCTTCTGATACATAATTAGAAATTTAGAATACTAGGTCGTGTGAAGActgaagaaaaaaagaaacaatTAATAACACCAGTCAAGGACTCAAGGTTTGCTACTCCTGTGAAGGCAGGGCTCCAGGGCCCTAGGCTTGTGAATATTCATCCTCGGTGCTAAATGATATATACACAAAATACTAAAGGACGAGCTGAAACAAACATGCGCGTTGACAGCAAGTACCCACAGTCTTCTCACAACTGGGTTAAAATTGGAACGTCTGACAAAAGCAAGCACGAGAACAATCACTGCTAAGGATGAAAAGAAATATCTCGAACCGAACCGCAtcattttctatatttaatccgatcgaatccgcattttcttgtccgactttaccattttcgctttcgcatttcagatgtttcgtatttcaaatgtaaaagtagaaaacggtttagacatttttcgaccgatttctacttttctacttttaatttgaaatattccgaattgaaaattcggtttaaaccgaatttggccaactgcacaggtcatacagcccaattacaggttgttTACCACGTAGCtgcgttctttctactggtggccagctgccctctcttatagatggcgtccagcctcatctctcttcacctcacaagatggtgctaaatgtcaggaaaccAGCAGCATCTACACAAAAGCCCACCTAGGCCATAGCCCATCgagctcatcggtttaacccccacctgcaaagtcaatcatttgatagtttttgcatcagtcgaataaatctttgttactcaaaagaaaaatctgaataaatctttaaaataaaatactacatctattctaaaaagattaataaaattattctggctcagttcgagttcatgtttctataatatgcacttgttaattattatatgcacttgaacttgatcatgtatgcacttagtcatgcacttgg is part of the Miscanthus floridulus cultivar M001 chromosome 9, ASM1932011v1, whole genome shotgun sequence genome and encodes:
- the LOC136479329 gene encoding phosphatidylglycerophosphate phosphatase PTPMT2-like translates to MRICELGDGDGGLVWQQEQQEGVQEASGGRELVRLKVKRALVGAGARVLFYPTLLYNILRNRFEADFWWWDHVDQFILLGAVPFPSDVPQLKQLGVQGVVTLNEPYETLVPTSLYQANEIEHLVIPTRDYLFAPSVEDISQAIDFIHLFCGGRYGYKEAAALSFIAQCIPNLWTKVLLDVIVYDIMHDNYVKLL